The window AAATAGGTCCTAGGAGGGGGATTTTCGATAGAAGGGGGATAGGAATGACCGGGAATGTGCCTGAGTTGTTCAGTCGATCGATATTTTTCTCCAAGAAACGAGCGCTGATAAAACTGGTGGCTCCTGTGGCGAAGATGTTGATAGCCGTAGCGCTAACAATCTGATTTACTTTGAACTTAATAGCCATCACAGCGTGGATAGCGGCGAAGATCGCTCCGGTGAGGATGCCGGCCCCAAGTCCTAAGTAAAGGTTCTTGGTGATAGTAGCGACGATCACCGCTGCCTGAGCCGACAGAAGCATGATGCCTTCAATGGCAATGTTGACTACACCACTCCGTTCGCTCACCACACCGCATAGGGCGGCGAGGGCGATGGGGGTGGCCCTGACCAATGAACTCCCCAACATACCCACCAAGTTAAACGATTTGCCACGAGCAGCCCAAGTGAGAAAGGCAACCACAAAACAGATGGCTATGACGCCCAATACTGCGTCGGCGGAGCGGAAGCCGCGCGCGAGTTGCCAGCCTCCGAGAAGGAGAGCGATAGACCCTAGAATATAAATGGTGGGTTGCACAGGCAAAACCAGGTCCGGTATCGGAATGGCCTGGGACACCCAGCCCGGATTAAGGCCGAATTTGGCCTGCTGTCCTGGTTCGAGTCCCCTCCCAAAGAAAAGGAGTATCGCCACACCAAAGGCGAGGAAAAGAATACCCATCCACTGGCTGCGATTCAGAAAGGCAGCCCTTGCTCGCGGTCGCACAGCACTGATAGCCATAGATAACCCTTCCTACAAGTAATCGAAAGAACGGAAACCCAATTGAGTTGCAGCCGCCTGAGCCCTCACTTCCCCCATCCCCGAGTCAGGACGACTTCTTCTATGCGTTCCACTCGGATGCGGTAGAGCCAGCGAATAGTAGCCGGGGCAGCCACGAACATAATGACCAATCCTTGGATGATGGAGATGATATCAATGGGAATGCCGGCCAGGGACTGCATACGAGTGGCTCCACTGCGCAACGTGCCGAACAACAAGGAGGCCAAGACGACGCCCCCGGGGTGACTCTTGCCCAACAGAGCCAGGGCGATGGAGTCAAAGCCATAACCAGCAGAGAACCCTTGTCCTACCCAGTGGTCTACCCCCAGGACCTGACTTGCCCCAGCGAGGCCGGCCAAGGCCCCACTGAAGACCATGGCTAAGATAATATTGCGAGTAATGCTCATCCCAGCATACCGAGCCGCCCGAGGGTTGGCGCCCACCGTCCGAATTTCAAAACCTAGAGTGGTCTTGAAGAGGAACCAGTAGACCAGGCCCGCAATGGCGAGAGCCAAGAAAAAACCGGCATGGAAACGGATCGGTGAAGGGAAAAACCGCGGCAGGGTGGCAGTGGGTTCGATATTAGGAGTGATAGGTCGGTAGCCGGGAGCCTTCATAGGGCCATTGAGCAGCCAATCGCTCAATCGAAAGGAAATCCAGTTCATCATGATGGTGTTGACCACCTCGTGGGCTCCGGTCTTGGCTTTGAGATAGCCGGGGATGGCAGCCCAGAAAGCCCCTCCCAGTGCCCCAGCCAGGATAGCCAGCGGAAGATGGATGAACTGAGGAAGGCCAGTAATGCTATATCCAACCCAGGCTGCTGCCAATGCCCCGATCCCAATCTGTCCCTCCGCGCCAATATTGAACAAGCCACAACGGAACCCCAAGGCGACGGCCAGGCCGCCAAAGATATACGGAGTGGAAGCCACCAGACTCTCTGTGATAGGCCAGATGGCACGCAGGAATGGTGCATTATCCCCTGTGCTCCGATAAATCTGGATGGCCTGATAGAGTTCTTTCGGGCTTCCCAGAGAGCCATAGAATAGGGCACCGTACGCACTGGCAATAGACCTCCAGGTAGCAGCCAGGGCCGTACCCGGTGCACGGAGGAAGTTACCATACGCCGCTATCACATTCGCGTCCGTGATCGCAATGACGATCGCTCCAATGACCAAGCCAGTGAACACCGCTAACGCCGGCATCATCAAAGTCTGAAGAGTCTGAGATGTTGTCGGCTGGCGTCCCTTTTCTCCCAGAGATCCCCTTCCCTCTCTTCCAGATGCCAATTCGGATGTTTCCTCTACTGTTCTTTCGTCCAAGTCCAACTCCTTGTCACTTCACGGCGACCACAGTTGGTTACCCTAAAAGACCCGTTCTACTACTTCTTCTCCTTCGATGGTCGGAGGAGCAGCGAGCGCCGCTTCAGACGGTTCAACTCCAGCCATCAATAAGCCTAAGTATTTTTTGTTGACTCCCTTGGCGGGCACGATGTCCATAATGCGGCCTTTATACATTACGGCGATACGATCGGACAAAGCAATGACCTCGTCCAGTTCTGGGGAAACCAAAAGTACCGCTGTTCCTTCAGACCGTTTCTGGAGAATACGCTGATGGATATACTCAATCGAGCCCACATCTAAGCCTCGGGTGGGTTGAGAAGCGATGACCAGCCTGACAGGGCGGGAGAACTCTCGGGCCACGATCACTTTCTGTTGATTGCCCCCGGAGAGGGTAGAGGCTGGTACGAAAACGCTGGGGGTACGCACATCGAATTCTTCTACTAGTTCCGAGGCCGTGGCGATGACCGACTCTTCCTGAACAGTGATACCCTTGGCAAAAGGAGGCAGGTAGTAAGTGCATAACACCAGATTGTCGTGAACAGGGAAATTGAGGACAAGACCATCTCCTTGACGGTCTTCTGGTACGTGAGCCACCCCCTTTTCCAGTATATGGCGAGGCGAAGCATAAGTGACATCGGTTCCTAAGATGCGTATTTCGCCAGCAACAACTGGGCGCAGCCCGGTAAGAGCCTGTACTAACTCTGTCTGCCCATTGCCCTGAACCCCAGCAATGCCCAATACCTCTCTCTCTCGAACCTCAAATGTCACCCCATTCACAGCCATGTGTTGACGATCATCTAACACTTGTAGATCCCGTACTTCGAGAACCACCTCACCAGGGGGC is drawn from Chloroflexota bacterium and contains these coding sequences:
- a CDS encoding ABC transporter permease, which gives rise to MAISAVRPRARAAFLNRSQWMGILFLAFGVAILLFFGRGLEPGQQAKFGLNPGWVSQAIPIPDLVLPVQPTIYILGSIALLLGGWQLARGFRSADAVLGVIAICFVVAFLTWAARGKSFNLVGMLGSSLVRATPIALAALCGVVSERSGVVNIAIEGIMLLSAQAAVIVATITKNLYLGLGAGILTGAIFAAIHAVMAIKFKVNQIVSATAINIFATGATSFISARFLEKNIDRLNNSGTFPVIPIPLLSKIPLLGPIFFENGIIVYLMLILTVVVHIVLFYTPWGLRTRAVGEHPRAADTLGINVFLVRYVNVILGGMIAGIGGAYFTIGSVGRFDEIMTAGKGFIGLAAMIFGKWNPFGAFASSLIFGFADSLQIKLQILRVPIPSEFLLMAPYLVTMIVLAGVVGRAVPPAADGEPYEKQ
- a CDS encoding ABC transporter permease; this translates as MMPALAVFTGLVIGAIVIAITDANVIAAYGNFLRAPGTALAATWRSIASAYGALFYGSLGSPKELYQAIQIYRSTGDNAPFLRAIWPITESLVASTPYIFGGLAVALGFRCGLFNIGAEGQIGIGALAAAWVGYSITGLPQFIHLPLAILAGALGGAFWAAIPGYLKAKTGAHEVVNTIMMNWISFRLSDWLLNGPMKAPGYRPITPNIEPTATLPRFFPSPIRFHAGFFLALAIAGLVYWFLFKTTLGFEIRTVGANPRAARYAGMSITRNIILAMVFSGALAGLAGASQVLGVDHWVGQGFSAGYGFDSIALALLGKSHPGGVVLASLLFGTLRSGATRMQSLAGIPIDIISIIQGLVIMFVAAPATIRWLYRIRVERIEEVVLTRGWGK
- a CDS encoding ABC transporter ATP-binding protein, whose product is MPLVLELQGITKAFPGVLANDHIDLTLEKGEIHALLGENGAGKTTLMNVLYGLYQPDEGRIFLRPRKQSPISQSAVSKDGLVEVKIHSPNDAIAQGIGMVHQHFMLVPPLTVTENVMLGIESTRGPFLDKQAAARRIREISQQYGLEVDPDAYIRDLPVGVQQRVEIIKLLYREADILILDEPTAVLTPQEVERLFSTVLNLVNQGKSIIFITHKLKEVLQIANRITVLRNGRVVGTTTPAQTTEAELAAMMVGRQVELVVHKQPTPPGEVVLEVRDLQVLDDRQHMAVNGVTFEVREREVLGIAGVQGNGQTELVQALTGLRPVVAGEIRILGTDVTYASPRHILEKGVAHVPEDRQGDGLVLNFPVHDNLVLCTYYLPPFAKGITVQEESVIATASELVEEFDVRTPSVFVPASTLSGGNQQKVIVAREFSRPVRLVIASQPTRGLDVGSIEYIHQRILQKRSEGTAVLLVSPELDEVIALSDRIAVMYKGRIMDIVPAKGVNKKYLGLLMAGVEPSEAALAAPPTIEGEEVVERVF